From one Asterias amurensis chromosome 14, ASM3211899v1 genomic stretch:
- the LOC139946845 gene encoding uncharacterized protein isoform X1: MTAVYDNDSFFDSDGEQDNHKVSSPYLKGAYDRGKSPVDEDPVSKHTPRIKSLTPSTSGNFSAKSSDSIMSNKKSVRSRRYDDSPSRSRSRSRSPYRSPYRSPDYSDSFNSEDSDQDSRKGSPVRKEPSRKGRVRSVQRSSGDTTTRFNSSTSHDSRSTIRSHGGSSNYGAKNNRNKKAFQKTPIKKPAAANNTKRSNSIASSQASPRNTEVQKRMLSAKGHTISRLRNEFNQLQQEHDETMRENKLLKQLQRRQERALSKYDAEESELPQMLKKHSAELDSMRRRIRKYQERDKDRDRRIKDKDEQLNQTQDELKRIKGVAEDKGLLERHELQRRVERMEEKVEKRDKTVRDLERYVANMKKNQRHELHERQTKEQELMGQIERLEMENERYQLQLREKEKELEVRNIYSNRLIKPPTKLKQGVSPTNFKPLMVSKATSTAEQPKVPRPPPEKQQRALSAEEAKRREEKASRVKSPKDAGKEVKTEDEKKEHGTDLKQKDEELSEHEKILRDLDKGFERKKETNDNAEAERRRMEERRERQEREERERRKKEEEENEFEAMRRREEAERQRRRDEDEAAKRKQEEEAKEKERKKNEEERARKLDYSSDEDDDKVPFFGDKKPAAASKPASSSPAFAVNSVRDLHKYTRGDGSNSGKDEAGRNQGTDSSGADKQKEEDRLAEERRKKDLLLARMKDIDEGAKPDSGRSRKNYNFTRPVENLHNGMPSHPDGALANGNQGKKANNATTFGGYAPTFTAPKAQPKPPKKSFFDDDDDDSGDLFSKPKPAGTKNDTNKKADLMADLFGNNADEEKAAKSSFNDDKNMFTSSTKAKPVSYPWEKKVDTGRGSNPTGGLFASSPTNRAAGNSKAPGNMSHDSLDDIDDIEEVIL, translated from the exons ATGACTGCCGTTTACGATAATGACTCCTTCTTCGACTCGGACGGGGAGCAGGACAATCATAAAGTCAGCAGCCCATACTTAAAAGGAGCGTATGACCGCGGCAAGTCCCCTGTCGATGAAGACCCCGTCAGTAAGCATACACCAAGAATCAAATCCCTAACCCCTTCAACCTCTGGGAACTTCTCCGCAAAATCATCAGACTCAATCATGTCGAATAAGAAGTCGGTACGGTCTCGTCGTTACGACGACTCGCCGTCGCGTTCCCGATCTCGGTCAAGGTCCCCGTATAGGAGCCCGTACAGGTCGCCAGACTACTCGGACTCCTTCAACTCGGAAGACTCGGATCAAGACTCACGCAAGGGGTCACCCGTGAGGAAGGAGCCGAGCAGGAAGGGAAGAGTGAGGTCAGTGCAGAGAAGTAGCGGGGACACGACGACTAGGTTTAATAGCAGTACAAGTCACGATAGTAGATCAACAATCAGGAGCCATGGAGGAAGCTCAAACTATGGCGCCAAAAACAACCGGAATAAGAAAG CTTTCCAGAAAACCCCGATCAAGAAACCCGCTGCCGCCAACAACACCAAACGCTCCAACAGCATAGCGAGCAGCCAGGCCTCACCCCGCAACACCGAGGTGCAAAAACGCATGCTCTCCGCCAAGGGACACACCATCAGCCGGCTCCGCAACGAGTTCAACCAGCTGCAGCAGGAGCACGATGAGACGATGCGGGAGAACAAACTCCTGAAGCAGCTCCAGCGCcgacaagagagggcgctgtccaAGTACGATGCCGAGGAGAGCGAGCTGCCGCAGATGCTAAAGAAGCACAGCGCAGAGCTGGATAGCATGCGTCGTAGAATACGCAAGTATCAG GAGCGCGACAAAGACCGAGATCGCCGTATAAAGGACAAGGACGAGCAGCTCAATCAGACCCAAGACGAGCTGAAACGCATCAAGGGTGTTGCCGAAGACAAGGGTCTACTGGAGAGGCACGAGCTCCAGCGCCGAGTCGAGCGTATGGAGGAGAAAGTCGAGAAACGAGACAAGACGGTGAGGGATCTGGAACGCTACGTGGCTAATATGAAGAAGAACCAACGACATGAGCTCCACGAGAGACAGACCAAGGAACAAGAGCTGATGGGTCAGATCGAGAGATTGGAGATGGAGAATGAACGGTATCAGCTACAACTCAGA gaaaaagaaaaagagctTGAAGTTCGAAACATTTACAGCAATCGTCTCATCAAACCGCCTACAAAACTGAAACAGGGCGTGTCCCCGACCAACTTCAAGCCTCTCATGGTGAGCAAGGCGACCTCCACAGCCGAGCAGCCCAAGGTGCCACGCCCACCCCCTGAGAAGCAGCAACGGGCGCTCTCTGCGGAGGAGGCGAAACGTCGAGAGGAGAAGGCGTCCAGGGTGAAATCCCCGAAGGACGCAGGGAAGGAAGTAAAAACGGAAGACGAGAAGAAGGAACATGGCACGGATCTTAAACAGAAGGACGAGGAGCTCTCAGAGCATGAGAAGATACTCCGGGATCTCGACAAGGGATTCGAGAGGAAGAAAGAGACAAACGACAATGCGGAGGCGGAGCGGAGGAGGATGGAAGAGCGACGGGAACGGCAGGAGAGAGAGGAGAGGGAACGGAGGAAGAAGGAGGAGGAAGAGAATGAATTTGAGGCGATGCGAAGGCGTGAAGAAGCGGAGAGACAAAGGAGAAGAGACGAGGATGAAGCTGCAAAGAGGAAACAAGAAGAGGAGGCAAAG GAAAAAGAACGGAAGAAAAACGAAGAAG AGCGAGCCCGCAAACTTGACTACTCTTCAGACGAGGATGACGACAAAGTCCCCTTCTTCGGGGACAAAAAACCTGCGGCTGCCTCGAAACCGGCGAGCTCCAGCCCCGCTTTTGCCGTGAACAGCGTGAGAGATCTCCACAAGTATACCCGAGGGGACGGTAGCAATTCAGGCAAGGACGAGGCTGGGCGGAACCAGGGAACGGATTCCAGCGGTGCGG ACAAACAGAAAGAGGAAGATCGACTCGCCGAGGAGCGTCGCAAGAAAGATCTATTACTGGCCAGGATGAAGGACATCGATGAGGGTGCCAAGCCCGACTCTGGCAGGAGTCGCAAGAACTACAACTTCACTCGGCCGGTCGAGAACCTCCACAACGGGATGCCATCCCATCCGGATGGCGCCCTGGCTAATGGGAACCAGGGAAAGAAAGCCAATAACGCGACGACCTTCGGAGGGTACGCGCCGACGTTCACAGCGCCGAAGGCACAGCCCAAACCCCCGAAGAAGTCGTTCTTTGACGATGACGACGATGATAGCGGGGatctcttttcaaaaccaaagccAGCTGGGACCAAAAACGACACCAACAAAAAGGCGGACCTCATGGCGGATCTTTTTGGGAACAACGCAGACGAGGAAAAAGCTGCCAAATCCTCATTCAACGACGACAAGAACATGTTTACGTCGTCCACCAAAGCCAAACCGGTCTCTTATCCGTGGGAGAAGAAGGTTGACACTGGCcgaggttcgaatcctaccggtGGTCTATTTGCAAGCAGTCCAACAAACAGAGCTGCCGGCAACTCAAAAGCTCCTGGCAACATGTCACACGACAGCTTAGATGATATCGACGACATTGAAGAAGTCATCCTGTGA
- the LOC139946850 gene encoding SH3 domain-binding glutamic acid-rich-like protein 3 — protein sequence MGITVYVSTVSSNMEIKKHQQRITMILSSKKFEFEEVDIASSEDDKKRMREICGDEKALPPQITNGDQYCGDFAKFEEAVEEETLEEFLKLK from the exons ATGGGTATCACAGTGTACGTTTCGACGGTTTCATCTAACATGGAG ATCAAAAAGCACCAGCAGAGGATTACAATGATTTTATCCAGCAAAAAATTTGAGTTTGAAGAAGTTGACATCGCTTCGAGCGAAGATGACAAAAAAAGGATGAGAGAGATTTGTGGGGATGAAAAAGCCCTGCCCCCCCAGATCACCAACGGTGACCAATATTGTGGA GACTTCGCAAAGTTTGAAGAAGCCGTGGAGGAAGAAACCCTGGAAGAGTTTTTGAAGCTTAAGTAA
- the LOC139946846 gene encoding uncharacterized protein, with amino-acid sequence MALTAAERQRKHRQKLRAEGKLPQRSPQNARGKSKNATSDVQQKWAMRLKDGGRYHGQPKMADAMSGIVVQENFVVNGNLESRSEVVEEAGVDPHNVTDQQLEGNVTDAEGLPQLSNNFIIQPAINDAVSSVGIKQEPVFEMTSNDSTQDLGLNPSNVSSAEQDFISSCNYHSNFLSAEFIIAQERLLRKRQGNAERQRRRRKRMKEEGRYEVYKQKHIVHCEKHRATQREIEKALPETLRREFVAKRREDGRRRVAQYRARKKQIASETQTSLMFEDSLESGSQECSGTSAEELGSHTQRGNVQRRFANWRNKKLMLMNRTDGEMENNFGLSQSFVLCPSESTPQEPNVAAFNPGILPCSLVKSHTASSASSETLSPALFPADKINSSQSAVSRTPSAQVFCSRLTYSDCHVASTSSQAPYVNLPSTTISSDGNLNTRNAVVEASQQDEPCRYPAAGVVPRYFTRPPIWPSSRPVTLTESLPQVGILSSSQEYRKLLGNGQITNDQEQKDFNIVETDLSQTQPQSSQPIITIDPTLDAVSDDNRLHQVPLYDPPDGTDYEETPEVLREDLLKIQSQFPMVHNYVKKLQYDIHKLREAHKKLTKRKMDLKELKTNKDMLKYWTGLPDFSTFEEIFVILKPSLVSTPCSNFIVLTQEEEFFYVLSRIKTGIPVADIAEKIGISEVEFNLIFHRWITALPHKLQYIFKTRDEKARIDEGKPSISYDAVTADYRNVVIDCTDMFSEQVFLNCGETPTEQTELCKFVMGISLPTKTVVNVSDVVSAESGFVLLRLSRGKNDIMVPLGERDSWLVQGQRGQSPVEKILSRVRSLKIVEDGDIKLQCQTFRSMVKVCLLLSNVIRE; translated from the exons ATGGCATTGACTGCTGCTGAGAGGCAACGCAAACATCGACAGAAACTGAGAGCCGAGGGCAAATTGCCACAGAGGAGTCCCCAAAATGCCAGAGGGAAGAGCAAGAATGCAACGTCGGACGTACAGCAGAAGTGGGCCATGAGACTAAAAGATGGTGGTCGATACCATGGACAACCAAAGATGGCTGATGCGATGAGTGGCATTGTGGTTCAAGAAAACTTTGTGGTGAATGGAAACCTAGAGAGCAGAAGTGAAGTTGTCGAGGAAGCTGGCGTAGACCCTCACAATGTGACTGATCAGCAACTTGAAGGGAATGTAACTGATGCCGAGGGCTTACCCCAACTTAGTAACAACTTTATAATACAGCCAGCAATAAACGATGCAGTGTCGAGTGTCGGCATCAAACAAGAACCAGTGTTTGAGATGACCAGCAATGATTCAACTCAAGACTTGGGACTGAACCCTAGCAACGTGTCGAGCGCAGAGCAGGATTTTATCAGTTCGTGCAACTATCACTCCAATTTCTTATCGGCAGAGTTCATCATAGCTCAAGAACGACTCCTACGAAAGAGACAAGGAAATGCGGAGCGCCAACGAAGACGGCGAAAGAGAATGAAAGAAGAAGGTCGTTACGAGGTTTACAAACAGAAGCACATCGTCCACTGTGAGAAGCACCGAGCGACACAGCGGGAGATCGAGAAAGCGTTGCCAGAAACTCTGAGACGAGAGTTTGTCGCTAAACGTCGCGAGGATGGGCGGCGACGTGTGGCTCAGTACAGGGCTCGGAAGAAACAGATTGCCTCAGAGACGCAGACATCTTTGATGTTTGAGGATTCTCTGGAATCAG GTAGCCAGGAATGTTCCGGGACTAGCGCAGAAGAACTTGGGAGTCACACACAGCGGGGAAACGTACAGAGACGATTTGCAAACTGGAGAAACAAGAAGCTGATGCTGATGAACCGTACAGATGGGGAGATGGAGAATAACTTTG GACTATCGcagagttttgttttgtgtccatCGGAGTCGACGCCACAGGAACCTAACGTAGCAGCATTCAACCCTGGTATTCTACCGTGTTCACTCGTCAAGAGCCACACTGCCTCCTCCGCTTCGAGCGAGACTCTTAGTCCTGCTTTGTTTCCAGCGGACAAAATCAACTCTAGCCAGTCTGCCGTCAGCAGAACACCGTCTGCTCAGGTGTTTTGTAGCAGGCTAACTTATTCGGACTGTCATGTAGCGAGTACCTCAAGTCAGGCACCCTATGTCAACCTCCCGAGCACGACTATTTCATCAGACGGGAATTTAAACACGAGAAATGCTGTTGTAGAAGCGTCCCAGCAAGACGAGCCTTGTAGGTATCCAGCCGCGGGAGTTGTGCCTCGTTATTTTACACGACCCCCAATTTGGCCGAGTAGTCGTCCAGTCACACTCACAGAGAGTTTGCCCCAAGTTGGGATCCTTTCAAGTAGTCAGGAGTATCGGAAACTGCTGGGCAACGGTCAAATCACTAACGACCAGGAACAAAAAGACTTTAATATAGTTGAG ACGGACTTGAGTCAAACACAGCCTCAATCAAGCCAGCCCATCATCACCATCGACCCTACCCTCGATGCGGTATCGGATGATAATAGACTTCATCAAGTCCCCCTGTATGATCCTCCAGATGGAACAGACTATGAAGAAACGCCTGAAGTACTGCGGGAAGATCTACTGAAGATCCAGAGTCAGTTCCCGATGGTACATAACTACGTGAAG AAACTTCAGTACGACATCCACAAGCTAAGAGAAGCCCACAAGAAACTTACAAAACGGAAAATGGACTTAAAGGAATTAAAAACCAACAAGGATATGTTGAAGTACTGGACAGGGTTACCAGACTTCAGCACCTTCGAAGAAATATTTGTGATTCTCAAACCTAGCCTAGTATCCACTCCTTGTTCGAATTTTATCGTCCTCACTCAGGAAGAGGAATTTTTCTACGTTCTCTCACGAATTAAGACGGGCATTCCTGTTGCAGACATCGCTGAAAAGATCGGGATAAGTGAGGTCGAGTTTAATCTCATTTTTCATCGCTGGATCACGGCGTTACCTCACAAACTCCAGTACATCTTCAAGACACGGGATGAGAAAGCTCGGATAGACGAAGGGAAACCAAGTATATCGTACGATGCAGTCACGGCAGACTACAGAAATGTTGTGATCGATTGCACCGACATGTTTTCTGAGCAAGTTTTTCTGAACTGCGGAGAAACACCGACGGAGCAGACCGAACTCTGTAAATTTGTCATGGGAATTTCATTGCCAACGAAGACTGTTGTTAACGTGTCGGATGTTGTGTCCGCTGAGAgcggttttgttttgttgagacTGAGCCGAGGGAAGAATGACATCATGGTGCCGTTAGGCGAGAGGGACTCGTGGCTGGTGCAGGGTCAGCGAGGGCAAAGCCCCGTCGAGAAAATCTTGAGTAGGGTCCGATCCTTGAAGATCGTTGAAGACGGCGACATCAAACTGCAGTGCCAGACTTTCAGATCAATGGTTAAAGTGTGTTTACTCTTATCTAATGTAATCAGAGAATAA
- the LOC139946848 gene encoding SH3 domain-binding glutamic acid-rich-like protein 3, with protein sequence MVIKFYFSTITSTLEMEKNQRKIDFVLSSKGYDLEKIDIATNQEAKHKMRELLNNPKALPPQIFNDDVHCGDFDAFDAAVENETLDEFLKL encoded by the exons ATGGTTATCAAATTCTACTTCTCCACCATTACATCGACGTTAGAG ATGGAGAAAAATCAACGGAAGATTGATTTTGTTCTGTCTTCCAAAGGGTATGATCTGGAAAAGATTGACATAGCCACAAACCAAGAGGCAAAGCACAAGATGAGAGAATTGTTGAACAACCCTAAAGCCTTGCCGCCTCAAATCTTCAACGACGATGTTCATTGTGGG GACTTTGATGCCTTTGATGCTGCTGTCGAGAATGAGACACTGGATGAATTCCTCAAGCTGTAG
- the LOC139946845 gene encoding uncharacterized protein isoform X2: MTAVYDNDSFFDSDGEQDNHKVSSPYLKGAYDRGKSPVDEDPVSKHTPRIKSLTPSTSGNFSAKSSDSIMSNKKSVRSRRYDDSPSRSRSRSRSPYRSPYRSPDYSDSFNSEDSDQDSRKGSPVRKEPSRKGRVRSVQRSSGDTTTRFNSSTSHDSRSTIRSHGGSSNYGAKNNRNKKAFQKTPIKKPAAANNTKRSNSIASSQASPRNTEVQKRMLSAKGHTISRLRNEFNQLQQEHDETMRENKLLKQLQRRQERALSKYDAEESELPQMLKKHSAELDSMRRRIRKYQERDKDRDRRIKDKDEQLNQTQDELKRIKGVAEDKGLLERHELQRRVERMEEKVEKRDKTVRDLERYVANMKKNQRHELHERQTKEQELMGQIERLEMENERYQLQLREKEKELEVRNIYSNRLIKPPTKLKQGVSPTNFKPLMVSKATSTAEQPKVPRPPPEKQQRALSAEEAKRREEKASRVKSPKDAGKEVKTEDEKKEHGTDLKQKDEELSEHEKILRDLDKGFERKKETNDNAEAERRRMEERRERQEREERERRKKEEEENEFEAMRRREEAERQRRRDEDEAAKRKQEEEAKEKERKKNEEERARKLDYSSDEDDDKVPFFGDKKPAAASKPASSSPAFAVNSVRDLHKYTRGDGSNSGKDEAGRNQGTDSSDKQKEEDRLAEERRKKDLLLARMKDIDEGAKPDSGRSRKNYNFTRPVENLHNGMPSHPDGALANGNQGKKANNATTFGGYAPTFTAPKAQPKPPKKSFFDDDDDDSGDLFSKPKPAGTKNDTNKKADLMADLFGNNADEEKAAKSSFNDDKNMFTSSTKAKPVSYPWEKKVDTGRGSNPTGGLFASSPTNRAAGNSKAPGNMSHDSLDDIDDIEEVIL; the protein is encoded by the exons ATGACTGCCGTTTACGATAATGACTCCTTCTTCGACTCGGACGGGGAGCAGGACAATCATAAAGTCAGCAGCCCATACTTAAAAGGAGCGTATGACCGCGGCAAGTCCCCTGTCGATGAAGACCCCGTCAGTAAGCATACACCAAGAATCAAATCCCTAACCCCTTCAACCTCTGGGAACTTCTCCGCAAAATCATCAGACTCAATCATGTCGAATAAGAAGTCGGTACGGTCTCGTCGTTACGACGACTCGCCGTCGCGTTCCCGATCTCGGTCAAGGTCCCCGTATAGGAGCCCGTACAGGTCGCCAGACTACTCGGACTCCTTCAACTCGGAAGACTCGGATCAAGACTCACGCAAGGGGTCACCCGTGAGGAAGGAGCCGAGCAGGAAGGGAAGAGTGAGGTCAGTGCAGAGAAGTAGCGGGGACACGACGACTAGGTTTAATAGCAGTACAAGTCACGATAGTAGATCAACAATCAGGAGCCATGGAGGAAGCTCAAACTATGGCGCCAAAAACAACCGGAATAAGAAAG CTTTCCAGAAAACCCCGATCAAGAAACCCGCTGCCGCCAACAACACCAAACGCTCCAACAGCATAGCGAGCAGCCAGGCCTCACCCCGCAACACCGAGGTGCAAAAACGCATGCTCTCCGCCAAGGGACACACCATCAGCCGGCTCCGCAACGAGTTCAACCAGCTGCAGCAGGAGCACGATGAGACGATGCGGGAGAACAAACTCCTGAAGCAGCTCCAGCGCcgacaagagagggcgctgtccaAGTACGATGCCGAGGAGAGCGAGCTGCCGCAGATGCTAAAGAAGCACAGCGCAGAGCTGGATAGCATGCGTCGTAGAATACGCAAGTATCAG GAGCGCGACAAAGACCGAGATCGCCGTATAAAGGACAAGGACGAGCAGCTCAATCAGACCCAAGACGAGCTGAAACGCATCAAGGGTGTTGCCGAAGACAAGGGTCTACTGGAGAGGCACGAGCTCCAGCGCCGAGTCGAGCGTATGGAGGAGAAAGTCGAGAAACGAGACAAGACGGTGAGGGATCTGGAACGCTACGTGGCTAATATGAAGAAGAACCAACGACATGAGCTCCACGAGAGACAGACCAAGGAACAAGAGCTGATGGGTCAGATCGAGAGATTGGAGATGGAGAATGAACGGTATCAGCTACAACTCAGA gaaaaagaaaaagagctTGAAGTTCGAAACATTTACAGCAATCGTCTCATCAAACCGCCTACAAAACTGAAACAGGGCGTGTCCCCGACCAACTTCAAGCCTCTCATGGTGAGCAAGGCGACCTCCACAGCCGAGCAGCCCAAGGTGCCACGCCCACCCCCTGAGAAGCAGCAACGGGCGCTCTCTGCGGAGGAGGCGAAACGTCGAGAGGAGAAGGCGTCCAGGGTGAAATCCCCGAAGGACGCAGGGAAGGAAGTAAAAACGGAAGACGAGAAGAAGGAACATGGCACGGATCTTAAACAGAAGGACGAGGAGCTCTCAGAGCATGAGAAGATACTCCGGGATCTCGACAAGGGATTCGAGAGGAAGAAAGAGACAAACGACAATGCGGAGGCGGAGCGGAGGAGGATGGAAGAGCGACGGGAACGGCAGGAGAGAGAGGAGAGGGAACGGAGGAAGAAGGAGGAGGAAGAGAATGAATTTGAGGCGATGCGAAGGCGTGAAGAAGCGGAGAGACAAAGGAGAAGAGACGAGGATGAAGCTGCAAAGAGGAAACAAGAAGAGGAGGCAAAG GAAAAAGAACGGAAGAAAAACGAAGAAG AGCGAGCCCGCAAACTTGACTACTCTTCAGACGAGGATGACGACAAAGTCCCCTTCTTCGGGGACAAAAAACCTGCGGCTGCCTCGAAACCGGCGAGCTCCAGCCCCGCTTTTGCCGTGAACAGCGTGAGAGATCTCCACAAGTATACCCGAGGGGACGGTAGCAATTCAGGCAAGGACGAGGCTGGGCGGAACCAGGGAACGGATTCCAGCG ACAAACAGAAAGAGGAAGATCGACTCGCCGAGGAGCGTCGCAAGAAAGATCTATTACTGGCCAGGATGAAGGACATCGATGAGGGTGCCAAGCCCGACTCTGGCAGGAGTCGCAAGAACTACAACTTCACTCGGCCGGTCGAGAACCTCCACAACGGGATGCCATCCCATCCGGATGGCGCCCTGGCTAATGGGAACCAGGGAAAGAAAGCCAATAACGCGACGACCTTCGGAGGGTACGCGCCGACGTTCACAGCGCCGAAGGCACAGCCCAAACCCCCGAAGAAGTCGTTCTTTGACGATGACGACGATGATAGCGGGGatctcttttcaaaaccaaagccAGCTGGGACCAAAAACGACACCAACAAAAAGGCGGACCTCATGGCGGATCTTTTTGGGAACAACGCAGACGAGGAAAAAGCTGCCAAATCCTCATTCAACGACGACAAGAACATGTTTACGTCGTCCACCAAAGCCAAACCGGTCTCTTATCCGTGGGAGAAGAAGGTTGACACTGGCcgaggttcgaatcctaccggtGGTCTATTTGCAAGCAGTCCAACAAACAGAGCTGCCGGCAACTCAAAAGCTCCTGGCAACATGTCACACGACAGCTTAGATGATATCGACGACATTGAAGAAGTCATCCTGTGA